One region of Sporichthyaceae bacterium genomic DNA includes:
- a CDS encoding maleylpyruvate isomerase family mycothiol-dependent enzyme, protein MTSVSAPPTLDLRTVAAAADSVLDRFADLVRGIPDLSGPAIGTWSMEQTAAHVLGVCDAYLSIARGDGSPYADLGHVAEVNEQRMMAITERAPQALAEQLQALRPALAAAVQGPDAEVPGHAGVPQLRSSAAARVLGEVLVHGWDVARAAGRTWVIDPTDAALTFRSFLPFLPLFVNPMATRGVHARFDVRLRKFPEARAVFAFRDGTVTVEGEPQGPVDCVMSSAAVPLILVVHQRIGLAAPILRGQMAAWGRRPWLGFRLVNYFDPP, encoded by the coding sequence ACTGGACCTGCGCACCGTGGCCGCGGCTGCGGACAGTGTCCTGGACCGCTTCGCCGATCTCGTGCGCGGCATTCCCGATCTGAGCGGGCCCGCGATCGGCACCTGGTCGATGGAGCAGACCGCAGCCCACGTTCTCGGGGTCTGCGACGCCTACCTCTCCATCGCCCGCGGGGATGGCTCGCCGTACGCGGATCTGGGCCACGTCGCGGAGGTGAACGAGCAACGGATGATGGCGATCACCGAACGCGCACCGCAGGCACTCGCGGAGCAGTTACAGGCGCTGCGCCCGGCGCTCGCGGCGGCGGTGCAGGGTCCCGACGCGGAGGTGCCCGGGCACGCCGGGGTCCCGCAGTTGCGCTCCTCGGCAGCCGCGCGTGTCTTGGGGGAGGTCCTCGTGCACGGTTGGGACGTGGCCCGGGCCGCGGGCCGGACCTGGGTAATCGACCCGACCGACGCCGCGCTGACCTTCCGTTCGTTCTTGCCGTTCCTGCCGCTGTTCGTCAACCCGATGGCGACCCGCGGAGTTCACGCGCGGTTCGACGTGCGGCTGCGTAAGTTCCCCGAGGCACGAGCTGTCTTCGCGTTCCGGGACGGGACGGTCACCGTGGAGGGGGAGCCGCAGGGGCCGGTGGACTGTGTCATGAGTAGCGCTGCGGTGCCGCTGATCCTCGTGGTGCACCAACGGATCGGTCTGGCCGCCCCGATCCTGCGCGGGCAGATGGCCGCATGGGGTCGCCGACCCTGGCTGGGATTC